aaaattttctctttttgctGCTCAACGAAGTTCTGAATTACTGACAGCTTGTAGACAGCGATGGAAGCAACAGATCCAGCACATGCTCCGACCCAGTAAACGATCACATGTTCCATGAAGGATGTGCCCAAACAGCCGTATTTCAACGAGGTTGCGAGAGCCGGATTGAAGTAGCCTCCGGAGTAATTAAAggctgaaaaattcatttcaagcaTTCAGTAATCTAGGAAACTTCgttcgtaaaaaatttgcgacGCGCACGATGTATCGCAAACTTCTCGTCAATCCATTACCAGTTATCTCTGTTCTCCGTTTTTCACATACAAGCAATATAATCTGTACGCATGCAAAGTGCACAACTTGTTAGACGACACCAACTCACCGGCCACAACCAGCGAAGTCCCGATAAAGGAATCGATGATAGTGCTGAACCTTGGATTCAGTTCACCCAGACCGCGGGAAACGACCCGGTAAATGCACGTTGCAACGCACTCAACAAACGCCCCGTAAATTACGGGTACCTGTAAAAGAATCGGTGTAACTATGCAGAAATGTTTTTATCGGTTGTCTGGCAATAGCGGAGTGAAAACACTGCGTACCTGCAAATCCGTCGTGCAATCTTCGAAAGCCTTATCCTTGTGCGTCGGAACTATTTCCAGGGCCCAGAGCAGCTGAATGTACCTAAAGACGACCAATCCACCAACAAGCTCAGCCCATATCAGGAGGAAAGCTACTCGCAAACTTTTCTTCCCTTCGATGACTTCCTCGATGTGAGTATAAGGACAAGCCGAGGCGTCGCCCCAGTTCATCGACCACCAGATCGTCAGAAGGAACAAGTAAATAGCGTACACTGACACCCCCCAGTTTTCGGCCACTGTATGTTCGATAAGAAATACCTCCGTATAATTTATAAGTATGGGAAACACGGGACAGGTCAAAAAATACGATTACTGAACGGGAAGCGGGTTAACAGGAAGGCGCGATTTTTCACCAACAAATACGTAACATTGTAATCTTCCTCCATCATCACCTTCATTTGAATATAGAGGGGCACGTCGAAAATAAGTAGAATCGTTGCAAGCTCGAAATGCTAATGACAACTGTTTAGCATGCATCGTCTGTCGTTGGCCGTGACAAAAGTTACCCGTCTtcacaaaaaacgaaaaattttccggaATACTAATTCACGCGAATCTCATCCATTTCTTACAACAATGTTTTTCCCGGCCTGATATTCTGCAATAATTGATGCTTCGAGAAACGACTTGTTTACGACTTCAGAGGACAAAAACATCGAAGTGAAATATCGAAGATCATTAAAATCTGAAGCTTGGTACCGTT
The Neodiprion fabricii isolate iyNeoFabr1 chromosome 1, iyNeoFabr1.1, whole genome shotgun sequence DNA segment above includes these coding regions:
- the LOC124188146 gene encoding aquaporin-11, whose amino-acid sequence is MEVASLALAISTLYIVVTSLIAYWARRYVEYYVKEPLVKSLFLEGIATAELCGACFELIIVAENWGVSVYAIYLFLLTIWWSMNWGDASACPYTHIEEVIEGKKSLRVAFLLIWAELVGGLVVFRYIQLLWALEIVPTHKDKAFEDCTTDLQVPVIYGAFVECVATCIYRVVSRGLGELNPRFSTIIDSFIGTSLVVAAFNYSGGYFNPALATSLKYGCLGTSFMEHVIVYWVGACAGSVASIAVYKLSVIQNFVEQQKEKIL